From the genome of Argentina anserina chromosome 4, drPotAnse1.1, whole genome shotgun sequence, one region includes:
- the LOC126792438 gene encoding cytochrome P450 CYP749A22-like, giving the protein MEIVKEREEKARSGGEESFGSDFLGALLNAYHDTNDKHRFSIDDIVDECKSIYFAGQETVNTLLDWTMSMIVNEALRLCSPIIYVTRSIERNVRLGKLLVPAEVELIIPFLAIHHDDQLWGQDAHLFKPERFSEGVAKANTTNNNMATFLYREEAVIHITGVGYAASISSLALHDQHFC; this is encoded by the exons ATGGAGATTGTtaaggaaagagaagagaaggcGAGGAGTGGGGGAGAAGAGAGCTTTGGGAGTGATTTTCTTGGCGCACTATTAAACGCTTATCATGATACTAATGACAAGCACAGGTTTTCTATAGATGATATAGTTGATGAATGCAAGTCGATTTACTTTGCTGGACAAGAGACCGTTAATACTTTGCTGGACTGGACA ATGAGTATGATCGTCAATGAAGCCCTGAGGCTATGTTCTCCCATTATCTATGTCACAAGGAGTATTGAGAGGAACGTTAGACTTGGAAAGCTCCTTGTTCCTGCTGAGGTTGAGTTAATCATCCCATTTCTAGCAATACACCATGATGATCAACTCTGGGGACAAGACGCGCATCTTTTCAAACCAGAACGGTTCTCAGAAGGAGTTGCTAAAGCTAATACTACTAATAACAATATGGCGACATTCTTATACCGTGAAGAAGCTGTTATACATATTACCGGAGTTGGTTATGCGGCCAGTATTTCATCATTAGCTTTGCATGATCAACACTTCTGTTAG